A segment of the Gossypium hirsutum isolate 1008001.06 chromosome D10, Gossypium_hirsutum_v2.1, whole genome shotgun sequence genome:
CAGTCAGAGTCCAACTCTTTCAGAACGTTGCAGAAAGGAGACCGGGGAGGACTGGCTAAAGATTTCTCACATCCCAAGCATCATGATCGACAGTGTACGCATACAAGTAAACTGCTCTTCTGTTGAGGAGTTCGGGGTATTGCAATTTCAACCACTACACAGGTGTTCTTATATttcattaataacaatattattattGTCTGTCCAAATTACaatacattcaaatatatatttgctGAAATTTGTTGTTGGATTGTCTAAAAGTTTTCCAATATCTGAAACCGTTACTCCATATATGGCATGTGATAAGGATTTATCTTTCTGATGTGTTACGTTGTGCTAAAGATGGTACCCTTTTGAtcttttaataacatttgaagTCCATTCTTactcctttttcttctattttagaGATGATTTTTTCGCTATTATATTTTAGGTTTAATAATGCCCTCAGTCTATGTGCTGCTTGAACTTTTGAAAGTTGTATTTTTAATTCTaggtttaatttaaaaattaaagtccaGTTGATAATACTATTAATGAATATACATTAGATTTGAATATGTGACATTTAATATTCGAAATTCTGAAttaaaaatcaaagtttaaatgATAACACGGGTTTAAATTTAACAGGAGCCTGTGTTATCAATTGAAATCAATTTTTAAATCAGGCAAGTAAAAAACTTCTTCGAACCATTAAAGTAGAAGGATCAAATTTCAAAAGTCAGAGTACATGGATTGAGGGCAttattaaaatctaatattttaacatttgacTTTTAGCAAAATGAACTTGtgaattttattgtttttgtcagcacaaaaagaaaagagaagctGTATTACATCAATGCCCTTATGCCTTTACCTTAACTAATTATCTCCGCTACTTGATTTTTTTGCAGCTCTTCGTTAAGTTCGAAAAATTTTCTCAAAGCGTTCAGCCAGAATTGATGTGTATTACAGGAGAGGTACGTATGAACTCTAGTTATCTTTATGTCATTTGTTGTCAAACGataataaaatttttggagtACATGATCTTTGTTTAACCCTTTCTTTTACCTTCTTAGCAATCAACTTGATGTTAATTTATAGCAAGAAAATCTAGTAACTATAGGAAACTTTTAGAACGTTTGTTTTGTTTTGAGGGCACATTTGTAAAATTATCAGAATGTTTTCTCGCTAACTTCTAATTAGTAGCATTTGAAGTTCCATGTAACATCAAGGTTTATACTTTTGATTTCCAAGCATGTGATGATGAAATTTCATTTGTAAACGCTTAGGTATTGCATGGAACATAGATTTGATAATAATGATATCTTAAATGTTAATGATAAATGGAACCAAGTGATTAGTAGTTTAAAGTTTAGGCATATTAGTTCCGAATTGATGTTCTCTAACTATTTGCCATATTGATGCTGTGAAGACAGGAACTGTGTTTTAAGGCAAGTTACATGGGATGCCACTGGCAAGAAGGAAGGTGACTGGAGCATGTTGTGCCCCTTTGTATCTCACCATTTTTTCTTAGTAGAGGTCGACAAGTTCGTTGTACAAAGGGTTATTGAACGAAGGTGTGATCGCTCATCCTTCTTGGAATTGGTCATTCAGCCTTGTATCTAAAATATTTCTTACTGATCACCTATTTCCTTTCTTCAAGTTACATTTAATTGGTCATTTAATTTTAGAGGACTAGGAATGAAGAAGCTTTAAAGGTGGAGATTACGCTTACACATGACAATATTATGTATTCGTATGTATTCCTGTTCATCCAATCCTGTTGGCGTCATTTTCAACTTGTATAttccaaatttttatatttaatcagTTGCAGCACTAATTATTCAAATAGTTTCTCATTACTATTTTTATCCAATTAACAAAACCCATATATACTTTTGACACGAAACGTGAGAAGGGAAAAAGAGGTCATGATTTTCCCTTGGGTCATATACAGTAACCAAATTTCATAGAGTAAGCAAACAAAAAACCCACCTTCCTCTCAACAACACAAACACCTTTTCCTTGCGCGCTATTCTTTTTTAAGCTATGTACTCGTAACCTTTTTTAGAAGTGAAACTTCAACCTAATTTTTTCTGACGATGATATTTTTTATCCATGCGCTCTTTCATGTTATCACAGCTTTGTTTGCAAGCTTTGATCTCATCAAGGATGAATAGAACTTTAAGATTTTCAACTGGATTACAGAGGCGTTGGGTAGCAACAATCTCTTCCCCAGGTATATATATAGCGGAGTATCAGAAAATCTCATAATAAGTATCCCATATTCACATGTAGACAAACACCAGGATCTGATGAAAGGAAATGCTAAACCCGCATTTTGCTATAAAGCAATGTAATTTTCTATCAAAAACGTCACTTGACTCAAGGAAGCCAGTGAGCAATTTAATCTAAAACTGAATAGGTTATTTATTGGTATTAATAAAATATAGATGAAGACGTAGCAGAGCATGAGGTGAAAGTTTTTGAAgcaaaaaattaaagaattataaaCTTTAGAAGGATAGTAGTCCAATAGATATGAGAGGAAAGGAAAGATGCGTTCCAATTTTCAAGAATTCAATGAAGTTGTTTGGAGAATTTCATCGTACATTAAGAGTGTCCAGATACCTGGAAGCACTGTTTTTAACCGGAACAAGTGAGAAAGTACtttaaaaggaaaggaaagaaaacaaTAAAAGGCTAGAATTTTTCAGATACTCAAAGGGCGAGAGAAAAATTCTTTCTTCTAGATTAAGTGATTCATTTTTCTACTCATTGTAACCATCAGACCAAAGCCTAAAGCCAAATAATTCCTTCTGGCAAGCTCCCAATTTCCCTAATTACAAATCTCAGTACCACCAGCTATTGCATCTTTGTTATTCAACAGATCATCTAATAGTATCTTTCTTGCTTCACTATTATATACATAGCAATTCTGATACTCCTTAAGCATCCAGTTAGCgaaggaaaatttaaaaatgtcaaCTTCACAACAATACATATTAAAACTCCTAATTTGTTGAATTGTAAACTCTGAATGACTAACTTTTGAATTTCTCAATCGTAAAAGGTAAGAAAAAGAACATgagattttttctttcttttcaccaAAGCTTTCGGTCAAAATAAAAGCCTCCTTCAATTAATTTCTCTACCTCAAGAATGATCACGCACTAACTTTAGTCCAACGTTTGATCTAGTTGAAGGCTTTAAGATTAATGGAGGTCAACAGGGAGAGAGAAAAGGAGGAGAGGGGTGGTGCCGAATGCTTAAGATTAATGGAGGTCCACGGGGAGATAGAGGGACTTAGGATGAATTGGGAGGGGAGTCATCCTACAATACTaatattttaagtatttatagttaagtgatcaaaactttaattcaaataaataaaaatattaattatttgaactaattaatgCATAAGGATTCTCAACAAAAATCCTAGGCCCGTTATATATACCCACCTTTAGGTGTCCCTCCACTCGTATTTTGGCAGGCATATTCAAAATTTCTATCCTAAATAATTGTTTGTCGTTAACATTAAATCTCGTTTCCTTCCCCTTCCTTTAACGACAAAACAATAGTTAAAGTCCAGAGAGCAATTTTTTTATCAGAAAAAGAGGTTGAAGCCTAAACACAAGCACCAGACTTGTTCTTCTCCATCAGCATTCACCCTATATTTGTAAGAATCAATGAGTTATATACTATTTATCCCCCTTGGTGGCACctataaaacatacttttaaaGTCTCAAGAACATATTAGGGATGAAACGGCCTCTTACTGGGTTCCTCAAATCTCAATTACCCATTCGGCTTAAAGCAAGAAGGCGACGACATTAAATTTGCTGTTGACTACTAACTGGTAGGAAGGGTCAGGTTCCGATTGAAACGAAGAAGGAAACAAAATAATGAGAAGATGAAGCAAAGTTATGAAGTGGAAGCATTAagttagatgatgaataataatCTGACTCTTCTTACCAATTAATGGCATTAGCCGAATTGAAAGCTAAGCTGATGGTGGCAGTTTTATTTGAATGCTGCAAACTGCATCAACTTTACGGATCTCTTTAATCTCTCTCACCtatatctatacatatatacgtacacacacacacacacttgaatttcatctctaaatcaaacttaataaGCTTCTCTTTTCTTGCCTTAAAATAATGGTGGTGTCAACTttaaggaattcttttcttttgattttgttgGCGTTTATaacaaagaaagaaagcaaaCAGAGAATTAGCAGTATAACAAGTCTGCTCTCGTTTTCATTTCCTTCAAGCTTTACAATATATAAGAGTTTCTTAGCCAGAGAACTCAACAAACCCCACTATTATAATCCTGAAACTTGAAATATATTTCTTATACACAAGTAAATTAACCAAACATGTCAGTCATTACCTAAACACATAAAAATATCTACCAACTAAGATTAGTTTTACCGAAAACAAACACGTACTTATCATTGGTAGCGTGCACCAAAACATTTTCATTTTAACTGAGGATCAATTCGCAGACACATTTTGCGAATACACTCCGCAAGTCTTCAATCACGCCATACAGATTGCAGCTTTGTTCTCACTTGGTTAGTCCACCAGGGTTGCTGTGTATGACCCGTCTGCAATCATGGCTGTCCACATGATAGTTCGCATGATCACATAATGGTCCTCATAACTACAGTCCGTGAGACAATTCATCAGATGATTATCCACCAAGTAATTCACATTTGGACTGTTTGCCATTTGTGTGAGTTGTTGCATGGTTGGCCATCTcgcaacactcctccttggccaTCATGCTGCGAACACCAATTTCCTTTCTGAGCCTTTCGAACCTTGCCCTTCCCAGAGGCTTACTTAGAATATCTGCTAACTGATCTTCACCGCTGTAATAAATCAAAGTCACTTCCTTACTCTATTCAACTTCTCTCACAAAGTGATACTTTATTTTGAAGTGTTTTGTTCTTCCATGAAAAAAGAGATTCTTCGCAATTGCAATGGCGGATTCATTGTCTCACAAAATATTTGTTGCTTCAGTCTGAACAATATTCAAGTCGCCAAGAAGTTTTCTCAGCCAAATAACTTGATTTATTGTTGCTGCTGCAGCTACATACTCCGCCTCAACTGACGATTGAGCAACAATCTGTTCCTTTTTGGAGCTCCATGAAAATACGTCAAATCCAAGTGAAAAGAGAGAGCTAAAGGTACTTTTCATATCATCCACCAATTCTGCCCAACCACTGTCGATGTAGCCAACTAGCTCAATGCTTCTACCTTTTCAAACCATTCGCCAATGTTGGCGGATCCTTTGATGTATCTTAGCACTCTATTAGCAGTCTTGCATCTCTTCATGCAAAACCTCTTcaaaatcttcaaggcaaaactCTGCTGATTGATAAATATCCCTTCCTGGACTTGTAGCATCTCCATCCCAAGAAAATATCTCTTTTTTTCAAGATTTGACATCTCAAATACTTTCTCCATCTGCAGCTTAAACTTCTTCACCGAGTTATCACTGTTCCCAATTACCAACAAGTCATCAATATATAAAGAAACGATCAATGTTGTGACCTTTTCAACTATCTTCAGATATAGAGTTGGTTCACTTAGGCTTTTCTGAAATTTCAAGTTCTGTAGGTACTCAACTATCCTTGCATACTAGGCCCCTGGAGCTTGTTTTAGCCTGTACAAGGCTTTCCTAAGCCTGTAAACCTTCTCTTCATTTCCTCTAACTGTGAAACCAGGTGGCTGTTCCATATAAATCTCTTCTTGCAAGTAACCATTTAAAAAAGTTGATTTAACATCCAACTAATGAATTTTCCATCACATCTATGCCGCCAAAGCTAGAAGTAGTATGGTTGTATCCAATCTCGCTATTGATGCAAAGGTCTCCATGTAATCAATCTCATATTGCTGACTAAACCCTTTCATTACCAACCTTGCCTTCAACTTGTTGAGTGAGCCATCAGCATTGAGCTTGGTTCTGTTACAGTTGACGCCAATAACTCTCTTGTGTGATGACTTATCAACAAACTCCCAAGTTTGGTTTTTATGAATCATTTTCAGCTCAGCTTGCATTGCTTCCTTCCAGCCTTCTATTAATGCAACTTCTTCATAATTGATGGGTTTAAGAATTGCCATATCAGCCCTTTCATAAATTTTGCTGATAGGTTGAATCCCTCTTACTGAAAAATCATCAACATCGATCTCATCTTGTTCATACATTTCAGATTCATCAGTTATAACCATCTGACTTCCACTGTTTTGTTCTGGTTTGTCCCGATTCCAAGTGAAAAGTAATTGGTAACAAATTGTAGGATATAATTCTTTGTTCCCTATGGATAAATAGCTTGAAAAGCTCGCAGAAGTAAAAAAAGTGTGAGAGAGAGACAACCTTGTGACCATTCCATGCTAGTTGATACCAGCATGAAAGGGTCGGGTCAAAGGcaaatataataatgaatatgaaaattttgaataaactGATTTGTGTTCGCACAACCCCTACCAAATTTTAAGTTAGGAAAATAATAGCATACCTAGGATTTAATAATGAATATGACATAATTTTCATGCAGCATTCGTCAAGTATGTTTAAAAGCATATTTTTCAAGAAGCTCACAGGAAAAAAAAAAGTGGAGAAGTCCATCAGGCATCCTTGTGACCATTTCATGCTAATTGgtttacaaattaaaattatataaactgAAACAAATCTATTAAGATTAGATGTCAACTAGTAGAATTAAGGTTTTTAAAATACTGAATAAATTTAACATTGTACATTTATTTTATTCGTAAATGTTTGGGTTTTGACAGAAAAACAAAGGAGAAAAGAAGCAAAGTAACTGATGCAAAGAGAATTGAACAAAATTGAAACCTGAAAACTGATTTCATATTAACTTTCATTAAGATAAAAACATATATGTTACATGACAGTTTCCTAATGAATAACTGCTCCCACTAATTGCTTGACTACCATAGCTTAAATTACACACAAAATAAAGCTGACTTATCAGCTATTACATCACATTTGAACATCATTCAAATCAGCAACTAATCTTACTAACTTTAAATACAAATTACAAAAGAACTAAAGCTAGTTACATATGAACAAAATGTTGCTGCTGTACTGGTTGAGCTTCAATGCTTCTCTgctgttgcattgcaggccaaagttCAACAATAAGCAATAAGCATTAGAACATAAAGTCTACCTCACCGTGTTGTAATCCCATAAAGTCAAGCTCGTCAAATAAATTAcgttaaataaatattaagataaattacactattaattattgttacttaatttttaatgtgtttttgttttggtcaccaaattgcaaaaaattttaatttcatcacTAACGTTTTTAACTGGTTTTGCTTTAGTCGATCTTTGTTAAATCCttaatgaaaatgatgatgtGGCATTTTTAATTGGTATAACAACACAATAAATTATGACAAACAAAACATAAGGGTGGGGCATATAAAGAGAGAGCATATCACTACGTTTAAACATACTTTACCTGGACGGGGTGATCATGGAGTCTCATGGCCTAGGGTAGTGAGTAGTGACATCCATTGCACTTGGGAGGAAACGATCTACACAGTTTCAGTAGGGTTAAAGGAACAAACCAAAAAAGAATAGAAGAATTATATCACGTTCTAATAACAGAGATATGTGCCTTTAGAACAAATATTATTCAAGTAAGGTTATGATAAGTGTTGAAGTTGGCCAGCATGCTGTCTCTGTTGGACCAGGAACAGCCCGAGCAAGTGAAGCTCTAGTAGCAAATCGAGCTACTATTTGATTTTGTTGATTTTGAACTAATGTTTATAACAAAACAAATTGTACTTGATGTTTTAGGTGATGATAAGATTTTGTAAGTAAGGTTTTGTAAGTTACAATgtaattagtggagttaggtaatgTTTTAGGTATGGATTTTACTTGTGCTGACCAGTTCATGTCTGGTATTTGTATTGGCTTATGCCattgtttatttttaatgaaatcaatTCAAGTTTCATCATCTAATACTTCTCTATTTCCTTTGTTTTtactttcaatttctgttttgaattctgttttgtttcttctgCAAGTATCGAGCCTTGTTGCTCAAGTCAGCAGCTGAACTTGCTTGCATTTGTTCTtaacaccaacaattggtatctagagctgtAATATCAGTGGACCTGTTATAGTTCAACATTTAAAACGATGGCTTCATCTGGCTTCTCACCAGCTGCACCACCAGTCTTTAATAGAGAGGGCTATCACATATGGGTggtcaaaatgaagacctacctgcagGCATTTGACCTATGGGAAGTGGTCAACTCAGATGTCaaaccagagccacttagagcTAATCCAACTGTGGCTCAAATCAGACAGCATGCTGATGAAAGGACCAAGAGGCATAATACCATGTATTGCATTCAAAACTCTGTGTCAAATGTGATCTTTACAAGGATCATGGCCTGTGAGACACCAAAGCAGGCCTGGGACAAATTAAAAGAGGATTTCTAAGGAACTGAGAGAACAATGTAGCAACAACTATTGAACTTGAGAAGGGATTTTGAGAACTTGAAAATGAAGAAGCAAGAAACTATTAAACAGTATTCAGATAGAATTATGGCTGTGGTGAACAACATAAGGCTCCTTAGAGAGCAGTTTAGTGAAGCAAGAACAGTGGAGAAGGTGATCTCAACCTTACCTAAGAGGTATGAAGCAAAAATATCTTCCCTCGAAGACTCAAGGGACTTGACCAGCATCTCATTGACAGAGCTGATCAATGCTCTTTATGCACAAGAGAAAAGAAGATCCAGTAGACTGGAGGAGCACTAAGAAGGTTCATTCCAAGCAAAAACTAAACCTGCCTCGAGCACCTCTGCCTATAAAGGCAAAAAGGCTTGGAGAGATAAGCCTAACTCAGATGCTGCAAGAAGAAGGGATCAACGCTGCAGGCATTGCAAAAGACCTGGTCATCCAGAAGCCAACTACTGGTTTAGACCAGATGTGCAGTGCCAACACTGCATAAAGATGGGCCTTGTTGAAAAGGTTTGCAGAAGCAAAGGCAGACCAAGACAGTATCAACCACAATAGCCAAAGGCTAAAGCTCGAGTAGTAGAAGAGGGTAGTGACCATGAAGAGCAAGTTTTTACAATTTCATGCTCATCTACAAAAGAAAAGGCCATAACTCATAGATAGTGGCTGCACCAACCATATGAC
Coding sequences within it:
- the LOC107932659 gene encoding uncharacterized mitochondrial protein AtMg00820-like gives rise to the protein MVITDESEMYEQDEIDVDDFSVRGIQPISKIYERADMAILKPINYEEVALIEGWKEAMQAELKMIHKNQTWEFVDKSSHKRVIGVNCNRTKLNADGSLNKLKARLVMKGFSQQYEIDYMETFASIARLDTTILLLALAA